The following coding sequences lie in one Apium graveolens cultivar Ventura chromosome 3, ASM990537v1, whole genome shotgun sequence genomic window:
- the LOC141714557 gene encoding uncharacterized protein LOC141714557, which produces MLQQPPRPEAQLPPVVPVVTFKQFQSVKPPEFEGTADPIKARTWLKELEKAFALMKVGEDQKTGFANDFLKGETNYWWESRKALKDEDTIKFLDLKQGNMSVAEYKSKFTEFARFVPEQVDTEKKQAQRFQQGLQSWIRSRVAVFELTTYTAVV; this is translated from the exons atgttacaacagccacctcgtcctgaagCTCAGTTACCACCAGTTGTGCCTGTTGTTACTTtcaagcagtttcagtcagttaagccTCCAGAGTTTGAGGGTACGgcagatcctattaaggctcGTACTTGGTTAAAGGAATTGGAAAAAGCATTTGCACTTATGAAAGTAGGTGAGGACCAAAAGACTGGTTTTGCTAATGACTTCTTGAAAGGCGAaacaaattattggtgggaatctaggAAAGCCTTAAAAGACGAAGACACT ATTAAGTTCCTAGACCTGAAGCAGGGGAATATGTCCGTGGCGGAATATAAATCCAAGTTTACTGAGTttgctaggtttgttccagaacaagtGGACACCGAAAAGAAACAAGCTCAACGATTTCAACAAGGACTACAATCATGGATTCGCAGCcgagttgcagtttttgaattgacaacttacaCCGCCGTGGTCTAG